AGTAAAGCAAAATAAAGACCTGGGCGGAGTGGCAGCACAATTTTCCTTACGCCCGAGAAGCAAGGAGTAATAACAGAAGTGTACACTCCAGTACTATTATCAGTGGAGCACTGCATATATTACACACTTGTACACCAGTTCCCAACATGATGCAACAGCTGAACACTGGcaagcatctccccccccccccccttttcttgatAATACTACTTGCGCACTGTCACTGTGAAATGTTTACTATCTACAGTGTAATGCATATGAGTCAATGTTTTGCCTAAATAAAGTACTGACCACTTTACCTGTGATGTTTTTCCCCATAAGGGTCtaatgttgtttatattttctgaaCCTGTGTTGCCTCATTTGCAAGAAGTGGCAAAACTGCTTGTTCTTATGTATGAGCAGTAATTAATTGAATACCATTTTCATCAACAATAATACTGATTGTAAGATATTtctaaattctctctacaattaactCTCAAAATTGTATAAACATTTGGAATGTCATTAATATCAACCGATACTGGcagaatttgtaatttttaaaCTGTGCCTGAGCATGCATATTTTACCACAATACATAGTTAAAAGGTTATATTCTAAGCAAAAATTCAATACAGACAGTGCCCCAACATCCCTGATACTGGCAGATGACTTGCTGTATTAATATGGACTGTGGCCGATCTGTGTTGGCACCAACAATATAAGAAAGGGTGAAGTACTCAATGTAAACAACAAAAATCTAATGTCAACATATTACTaaaagtaaaagaagaaaaagaaagaaagaaagaaaaaaacactgaagatgtcacaactgtggtgaaacatatttagggattaaacaaaacaaaaaattgtgttcTCGCAATAAGGCGATCCTCTCATTACCATTCATGTCTCTAAAGCATAAGAAAGCATTAGCTCTAACTTACTCCTCTGCATTATAAAACTCTGCTGCTGGTAATATTTTGGTGACAAATTTGCCCTTCTTGcctttcttctcttcctcttctttAAAACTTTTCTCAGCTGTCTGCTTTTGatcatcatcatgataaaatattaAGGATGTATACTGCAGAGAATAAAGTAAAATTATTATCTCATTGCAACTGCTAGAACAAAAATTATAAGCAAACATAAATTAATTTTAAAGTATCAGTACCAACCTGTTTCGTGGCTCTGTAAGTAGGATCATGGTTTTTCCAAAACTCTTCAAGTaatttttcaaaggaaatttcaTTTGGGTCATAGTCAATATCAATACACTCTGTGTGATCTCCACTGTGAAAACAAATTTGTACAAttatcaaaaaacttggaaaataacAATTTCAAAAGCCTCTTTGGCAAAGAGAAAAGGGGATCTTACAGATCTCTATATGTGGGGTTTATTTTTGTGCCTCCAGAATATCCCACTCTTGTTCTTATAACACCTTTCAGTGTACCATAGAGGGTGTCAGGGCCCCAAAAACAGCCCATTCCAAATGTTGCCTTCTTTACAGGAACATCGATATCATGGAGTATGTTTGCCGCTGCCATTGCCTGGAACATACAAATATCGTCACTGTTAAAGTTTGTAACATCTTTGAAAATTTCTCAATTTCTATGGGAAAAAGAAATCTAGAAATGAGATGGTTCCATGTTCCAGTTATCATATTCAAATGAATGTCATGATTTAGTCTTTAAGTTGTACAAAATATTGcataaacaattttaaaaacatttgttaTGTCTACATGCTGGCCATTAGAGGTTTGCAATACACTATTTGTTTCTCTTCTCAGGTTCCTCTATGGTATAAACATATGTGTAAGAGAGGAACAACATTAGCCTACAAATTGGAAAAATGTCTATTGTCTGTCCAACATGTGCCTTAACTGCTTTTGTATGGTCTCATTGTACTAAGTATACTCCTGATTCAGATATATGCTTATGGACAAGTTTAATACACTGTGATACAATTAATGCTATACACAATTATGtacaggaaagaagaaagaaagaaaggaaggtcaTGGTTGATTTCGATCAACAGAGTTCATTAGACACAGAGCACAAGTTCAGAATGTTTTAAGGATGGCGAAGCAAActggctgcgccctttcaaaggaatcatggaATTTATGGGGAGCGGTTTAGGAAAATCATGAAAAATCTATATCTGAATGGTCGGATGTGGATTACCACAGTTGCCGTCCTGTatgcgagttcagtgtgttaaccactgcgccacctcactcggtaattaTGTTTTGGAACTATTGTATTTAAGAATATACCACCTGTGTATCATAGTAAGAAGTGCAATTTTGTATTAACATCAATATATAAATAAACTATGGCAAAAAAGTTTTGAAACTACACTGGaaagacaataaatttaaaaaagaattcatGTTTTTATGCTTCTGCAACATGTTTcactgatgcaataaaagaaacaacACGAACTATTGCTTCTTCGAAGGAAGACTCTAGTTAAAATAATCTAAGAGCTGAAATGTTTACCTGGAACTACCTCTATCATCAATACTTTGGGTATCTGTAGCATCATAAAATAAACCTATTACTTCCATCATTATTTAAAGGTATGGTTTTTACATCAGGTACACAAAAACTCTGTTAACAGTAATCCCAATAACCTACTCAAGGCATAAGCAAATTATGATAGAATAATAAGTACACTCAGTATATGGTGTATCAAAAGGGCTCTTCGCTCATACACAACAAATATTTGTACAAAGGAGCTCTCTATTAACTTGAAAATGTTTGTAACATAATACAGCTGCTTTGTGAATTCATCTGGAGCGTTGTGCTATATCATTTGTACTATGCTGGGCAATATGTCTACACTTACAAATTAGGAGCTATGAAATAGGCATCCAGTTTCTTTTAACTGCAAGGTTTCTCCATCAAAACGGATGACACAGTAAAAATACTTTTAACACAACAGGAACAGGAACTTAGCTTCCTGTATGTGGCAGCGACAGTAAAATTCTATAAATACCATTTTACTTAACTTAATGTTGTAACAGTTACGCATCTGTAACCACTATCTTCCTGGATTTCCGAAATTAATGGATAGACGCTGGAATTAACTTTGGTTCCAGCTAGCAATAACAATTGTAGAGTTTTCGCGTCATGGCACCATGTTACTAGTATAGGCTACACTACCAGTAAATCGTGCGCTGATGAACTTTGTCGCATGTTTACAACCACAACGCTGTCACTTAACACTTTTAATACAGCTGCTGCACAAGGCGGTTACATGTAATCACTTACACCAAGAAATATTTATCTCAAATTGcttcatggaaatgttgaagaactcACTGAGGATGATAACCGTTGACCCATTGTAAACAGTGGAATGAACAATCTGCACTGAATCCACTGCAAATGGCTTAGCATGCCCGCTCAGTGCTGTGTGACTTTCTGTTGAGCGACGATGACTCTCCCTTCCTCCGGAACGAAAGTGGCGCTCTACTTAGCTTACGTCTGTGTTCTGAATGCGTAATCATTGAACATTTATAGAAATACTAGTCATGTACCTTTTTAAACAAGTTAGTCTTCAACAACCTCCTCCTCGCACTGTGTCAAGTGACACGCTTCCGCCTTCGCTTCGTTTTAAATTCTGTCAGTCGGAGCTTAGCAACTATGAGTTTCGAACGCAATTCTGACGCAACTCCGCTGATAACAACGTTCAGCATGGCTATCACAATTTTAAAGTGAGTTTGCTATTATGTAACTGTTAAAAAGCAATCAGAGAAACAAAATTAATCTTAAAGGTGTTGCCAGTTTACGTCCTACCAAATACGTTCTTGGTGACCCTGTGACGTAGTTACCAACAAACATTCCAAAGGTTTGAGCTTCAATCCTTATCGGAacctaatattttttattgtgaCTTATCACTTATTTCACTCATTCCCACAATTTGTAAAAGTCAAAACCGCAAATTTGCAACGTGGTTTGGAGTCCACGTCGAACTCTAGGTCCTGCAATTCAAAGGCAGGAGAAAATAGGGGCACACTATCCCCAATGGAAGCACTCCTAACACTGCAATGTACGAAACAACCGTCATGTATAGGACGTGTTTACATATTTGTCAATTACATATTTGTCAATGTTGTAAGTAAATTCATAAACTATATAACGAAAGAGTGATCATTGTAGACATCAAGACAGCCTAAACCGGGGAAAACCGACACCAGTAAGACGCAAATAGAAGTGTCTCATACTTTCTGTTGATTATATCAGTCCGGGACGTTTTGATTTAATATAGGTTCAAGAGTTCGAATACTTGAAGCCAACTACAGAAGCAAGAACAAGAGGAGCGAGCAGACGCATGAAATTTCTATCGCGTACTGCTTTTAGCTACAGCTCATTCAATCAGCTAAATATATTACTCAATTATTTGTAAATATCACCACCATACAATATCAAAATGATATTCTCTGACGGATATTCTGGCTTTGATATTATAACAGGTTAATTTTTATCGATTAAATATCTGTTGCATCGTTGCTTCATTTTCATTCGTCTTTTTTCTTGTAAAAACAAATGAGTCACCTTCGAGTCTTTCAGTCTCGCCCGCTCTTCTCCGCCTTAAAAATGAGACAGCCATTGTATTGCTCTTAAGTTAATTGCTAATAATTACCATAATTTTGATATATTATCAGCTTACGTTTATTACACATACCTGCCCTGTATCCATCGTTATTTGCgtaactgcatttttatgtttcaacTGTTCATTTCGACTGTGAAGCCAAGTTGTGATGCGATGACTATGCAACATCTGCGTACACGATtaagtaattcatttatttaagAACCTGTAGTCTGATTTGTTTTAAATACGAAGTGCTACAATTTCACACAGTCGCACATCACGCAATTTAATGCTATCCAACAGCGAattctgtgtccgtattcatcttatggtgcgtttacactgcgatttgtatcggcacatgtatgagatacatgtatatgcgactttgcgacatgtatcgcgacttgtatgagctgacaagtatcaacctcataaaTGTATGAGCGTGCGTTAACACTGGTTGATTTGTATCACTGTACGATGGCttccgacgacgatttggaagatttcacatttttatgtgctggtacacttgctcttttggaagatgataggaagaaaaggcggaggaagcgtagatggtggcagagagagtttcttcgCAAACGCGCTACTCACGGAGCTCACGTTCAGGAATTAACGCTAGAgaatggcgcatattttagaaattatgttaggatgagtatggaggatttccgcggtttgttatctcttgtggctcctcttgtgtccaaaaccaacacaaactttcaggaagcgattccaccagaggatcagttggcagtaacactccgttttttggccactggggattccttttcgacgttaatgtatctgcatagaatatcaaaaaagtgtcatatgcaacattattcttcgtgtttgcgaggccagtgcaagttttatcccaagaagtgaaggtagaagttttatatatatcagagtatgtaatacattatataattttttcatgcatctggcacgtatatcattTTTTTGCTATtaggcctcgcgtgataatgttgacaacggatgctaaTGCTggcaatcgtgtgtgagacgttggcattagcaatcgcgcgacaatgcaaatgttttgtcatgAAATCTTCGTTTTACGATGGCAATTACTTGTAACGAGCGGACGAGGGTACATACAAGTTACTGTCAACCAGGAACAGCAGCACCAATTTTCTACCGCGTCGTtgatgttgccaacataaccaCGTGAGGCTGCTGGAATAGGAACTAAAATTTTAACGGCACATACATTTTGCAccataaatttctcaaattttgctgAAATGGGTTAGCTTTTAGTTCTTTGGAACGACTGACATGCTTCACTCAGTAATACAATATCACAATTTCTGAGGACACTTCTGCACAGTAAAGATATCTAACAACATTAATTCTAGTATGGccattttcataaataaatctGAGCTTATTGGCGACCAAGTCACCCAAGTGGGTAAACTGGTCCCTTTTTCTGCCTACTAAATTGTCGCCAACTTTTCTTTAGGTCTGTAAAAGACCTTCTCGGTCTTCATCCAGGTCTCTCCTGGCTCTCTTCGGTGCACTTGATCTACCACTTCCACTCGGACTTGGACTGGTACAGGGTGACAAGGTTGCAGATACACTTTCATGTGGAGGCACAGAGATGACTGGAGTGGTTTCCACTTCCACAATGTCTTGTGGGGGCGTGGCAAATGTCACCTCCTCCATTTCTGTTACATCGAAAGGGAAACTAATGCTTCCTTCTCCTTCACCATCTCCTTCTGTGGCTGGGGCTTCCATGACCTTTAATATACATAACACGTTTCTAAGGCAAAGTGAGTTATATGTTATACATACATTATAATCAAAGTATCTTAATTTATTGAGAATTTTTTGAGTGTCCATgcgaaaattaaattaaaaaagtaacaattttctttccagcttcctgctactgaagaggaatggctgaaaattgccaaagaatatgaagaaaaatggaatttcCCCAGGTGTTTGGGAGCTATAGATGGGAGGCACATTGACATTGTGGCACCACCCAACAGTGgaacagtttattttaattataaagagcGCTTCAGCATTGTAATGCTAGCAATTGCTGATGTTAATTATAGAATAATTTACGCTGATGTTGGCACACAGGGGAGGATTTAGATGGTGGTGTCTTAAAGACAcaacattttacaaaatgttaaAAACGAAAACTCTAAACATACCACCATCAACTCCTCTTCCTGGTAGGAGCAAGCCTGTTCCATATGTTCTCGTCTCTGACGAAGCCTTTGGCCTAGAGGTCTGCATGAAAAAAATAGTTGGCAACGTATTTTTAACTATAGAGCAAGAAGAGTAATAGAAAATGTATTTGGGATTATAAGTGCTGTCTACAGAGTGCTGAGGAAGCAAATAAATCTCAAAGGTATTGTCCAGCAGGAACGTACGACAGAGAGGGAGATGATGGCAACGTAATACCTGGGTCCTGGAGGAACACCCCTACTGTGCTGGAGCCACTACCCAGAACTGGCCGAAGAACTTCATTGCTGAATGACAACAGAAGAGAATATGCTGAATACTTCTGCAGTATTCAGGGCTCCATCCCATGGCAGTATGGAAAATAAGTTCCACATCATTGTTAAATGATGACATAAAGTAATATGCTCTATTATTCTGCAGTATTCAGGACTTCAAACCATAGCAGTATGGAGAATCATGTTTTTCagtgaaattgtaaatattcacattatgtaaagcattagcacgaaaaaatgttgccaaatatatgattaataaaataatataacaaatttacTTACTGGTACTACTTCATGTGTGCTTCTATGAGAGAGTGGCTTGTAATTGTCTCTTATGAACTGCACACTTTCAAAAGCATACCATGAAGAGTGGTACACATTGCTTATAgcacttccagttcctttgctgctcTTCCTTTTCGCTAACTCGCGACTATATTGGCTTTTTAAATTATGCCACTTGTCCTCACATTCCTTCCTTGACACGTTAAATGCCTTAGCAATTTCCTCCCACTCGTCGTACCTTTTCTGAGTGTTCTTATAGTCTCCTAGTTTCACATCCCATATACAGGGATTGCGCACTGCCTCCataaaatgcagtgtattttgttTTGACCAAGAAGTCATGACAAATTTTAAAGTGTTACACGTGGGCACAACACATGACACAATACACAAATAACTACACGACAAACgacagtcggcacctccaaaactcaaacagccgccaaagagcgtggtactacgcatgcgctaaccgtcaaaataagcggcaggcgacaagacgacaggaaatgatagtactgcgcatgcgcgagttcttaaaatgtcgctcatacatgtcgcgtatatggccaaaaagcgatataccaaatgtatacgcgacatgtatgagctcgagggtccgcatacaagttccgcgaatttttgtatgaggtgatgtatcgcgacatgtcaaattgacatgtcgttcctacatgtcgcgatacatgtatcccagtgtaaacgtacctttataGCAACATAAAAGTGTACAGTAGTACATGCAATGGGTGttttattcaaacaattctcatttTAGTATTATTTAGAGTCATTTCTCCTCCCACTGCAGCCCTTGTTACGTATCCCGTCATTGAGCGACTAATTCACTCTCATGACACTGTAATTTATCCGACTACGGGAATATTACGGCATTCATGTGCAGTAACGATAGCTTTTCAAACGAATAACACAACCAGGGTTGTCAGGTGGCCGGCTTTAGGCATACATGTCTGACTGTCGTAACTGGCCAAATATAATTATAGAAGTTTGGGCTGTCTGGCTTTCGGCTTTG
This genomic interval from Schistocerca cancellata isolate TAMUIC-IGC-003103 chromosome 3, iqSchCanc2.1, whole genome shotgun sequence contains the following:
- the LOC126175045 gene encoding peptide methionine sulfoxide reductase isoform X1 translates to MDTGQAMAAANILHDIDVPVKKATFGMGCFWGPDTLYGTLKGVIRTRVGYSGGTKINPTYRDLGDHTECIDIDYDPNEISFEKLLEEFWKNHDPTYRATKQYTSLIFYHDDDQKQTAEKSFKEEEEKKGKKGKFVTKILPAAEFYNAEDYHQKYRLQQHTQLVQWLGLTSGKKLISSHAAARINGYVVGMGGVQMFEEDISRLGLTPEIADYVRKWVTKYEGHGMIC
- the LOC126175045 gene encoding peptide methionine sulfoxide reductase isoform X2; protein product: MLSHLQWIQCRLFIPLFTMGQRLSSSAMAAANILHDIDVPVKKATFGMGCFWGPDTLYGTLKGVIRTRVGYSGGTKINPTYRDLGDHTECIDIDYDPNEISFEKLLEEFWKNHDPTYRATKQYTSLIFYHDDDQKQTAEKSFKEEEEKKGKKGKFVTKILPAAEFYNAEDYHQKYRLQQHTQLVQWLGLTSGKKLISSHAAARINGYVVGMGGVQMFEEDISRLGLTPEIADYVRKWVTKYEGHGMIC
- the LOC126175045 gene encoding peptide methionine sulfoxide reductase isoform X3, whose amino-acid sequence is MAAANILHDIDVPVKKATFGMGCFWGPDTLYGTLKGVIRTRVGYSGGTKINPTYRDLGDHTECIDIDYDPNEISFEKLLEEFWKNHDPTYRATKQYTSLIFYHDDDQKQTAEKSFKEEEEKKGKKGKFVTKILPAAEFYNAEDYHQKYRLQQHTQLVQWLGLTSGKKLISSHAAARINGYVVGMGGVQMFEEDISRLGLTPEIADYVRKWVTKYEGHGMIC